The region TCGTGCTGGTCATCTCCGCGATGTCGGTGGTCGGGCGGTTGCTGGCCGGGCGCAACATCCACCGGGCGCCGATGGGGCTGGTCGCGGTCGTCCTCGGCGTGATCCAGGGCCTGATGCTCATCGCGCTGGCGTTCGCGACCGAGACCTGGCTGTTCTTCGCGATCGCGGCGGTCTTCGGCGCCACCATCGGCAATGTTCTGATGCTCCAGTCGCTGATCATCGGGCAGCACTTCGGCGTCCGCGACTACGCGCGCCTGTTCAGCCGGCTGCAGCTGGTGGTCGTCATCGGGACGGCCGGTGGGCCCTTCCTGCTCGGCTGGCTCTACGACCTCTCGGGCAACTACGTCGTGTCGTACGCCGTCGCCGGTGTCCTATCGATCCTGGGCGCTGCCGTCATGTGGCTCGCCGGCCCGGTCGACGACTACCCGGTCGACGACGACGAGGCCCCGTCGCAGTCACTCCCGTGAGCCGGCCCGCGGCCGCTAGATCGAACGGGTGGTTCGGATAGGCAGAGTGCATCGCGGGACGGCCCCAGCACGCACCGGACCGTCGTCCTCTGATCGGAGCGCTCGATGTCCAGCTGCTCCACGATGCGGCGCACGATCGCCAACCCCGTGCATCGACTCGTCACCGAGGTCGATGCACGGGGTGCCCGCCGCGGGCGGTCGGGTCGGTGTCATAGATCGCGACGATGCCGCACATGCTCGTTCTCAGTCTTCAGCTCGAAGGGGCCAACCTGCAGCCTACGTCGCACCGCGGCGGCATCCGGGCTAGATCGCACCGATCAGCTTGAGCACCCCGAACACCAGCAGCCCGACCATCACGAGCGCTGCGACGACGAACGCAACGACCATGAGCACCGCTCGCGTCACGTAGGCGCGGACGTCGGCATCGACGTGCTTCCCTTCTGCGACAGTCTTCTCGAGCAAGCGGTAGTTCTTGCGGTTGGCACGATGCGCGACGTCCGCGGCATCACCCACGACCGGCACGAATCCCAATCCGGTGTCGATCAGCATGTTGAATCCCATGCGCGCCAGGATGTGCAACGGAACCCGCTGACGGACGGCGTCCACCAGGATCGCGCTCGACAGGCCGGTGCCCACGAGATCGCCGACGCCTGGGACGAGCCCGATCAGGCCGTCCAGCCCGACTCCGAACTGGGTGCCGGGGACCTTGACGAGATCGTCGGTCAGCCGGGCCAGTGCACGGGAGGTGCTGATGTCGCCGTACTGCCGGGCCGGCGCCGATGCGGCCGACGGCACGGGCCGCGGGGATGTCATGAGTCAGACGGTAGTGCACCACGGCGCTAGGCTGCGGACATGGACATCAGCTTGTGGCTGCCACCCGACCGCCCGTGGCAGGAGCTTCGCGACCTGGCCACGCGCGCCGAGCAGGCCGGCTGGGACGGCTTGTGGCTCGCCGACCACTTCATGGCCAACACGCCGGAGCCGAACGACACGCCGGTCGGCGAGTGCCTGGCCCAGCTGGCGGCGCTCGCGGCCGTCGTACCGCGGGTCCGCATCGGCCCACTCGTCGTGGGCAACACCTACCGGCATCCGGCGGTGCTGATGAAGACCGCCGCCGCGATCGACGAGGTCAGCGGCGGGCGTTTCGTCCTCGGCGTCGGGGCCGGCTGGCAGGTCAACGAGCATGCGGCGTACGGCATCGACCTGGGCACCGTGCGCGAGCGGCTGGCGTGGTTCCGCGAGGCATGCCAGATCTGGACGTCGCTGCGCGACCAGCAGCGCACCACCGTCGCCGGCGAGCGCTACCAGCTCACCGATGCGCCGCTGCAGCCCAAGCCGGTCGGCCCGATGCCGCTGCTCATCGGCGCCAGCGGCGAGAAGGTGATGGCGCGGATCGTCGCCGAGTACGCCGACGAGTGGAACACCTGGGCGACGCCGGAGATCTTCGCCCACAAGACGGCGGCGTACTCGCGGGCCTGTGAGCAGCGCGGCCGGGACCCTCAGTCGTTGCGCCGCTCCACCCAGGCGCTCATCTTCATCGGCGAGGGCGCGGCGGCGAAGGCCGCGGAGGTCTCGAGGAAGCGGCCGGCGATCGGCGGCACCACGACCGAGCTGGTCGACATCCTGGGCCGGTACGCCGAGCTCGGCGTCGACGAGTTCATCGTGCCCACCATGGGCCGCGGTAGCACCGCCGAGATCAACGAATTCGCCGACCAGTTCCGCCAGGACGTCGCCGCCCAGCTCTAGGACGTCGTTCGGCCCGCTCTAGGACGGCGTCCGCCCCGGGGCGGCGGGCGGCCCCGGGCGAGCGGGCTTCGCGCGAGCGAGAGGGCTTACGGTGAGCAGGCGGAGATTAAAGCCCTCCTGCTGCCGACTACCCCTCTTGCCGACCACGAGTCCGCCCGACGGGATCGCCTCGTCAGCCCTTGTAGTAGACGATCTGATGGCTGCTGGCCAGCAGCGTGCCGTCGTGGCCCCACAGCTGCGCGGACTGGTCAAAGAACCCCCGGTCGAAACGCGCCCCCTTCGCGGTGGCGAGTAGATGCTCGCTGCCCTGCGCGGCGACCTCTGCAGCATCGGCATGGAAATAGACCGTCATCGATACCGTGCCGATCGGCATCTGCTGGCCGGTGCGCACGTAGACCCGTGGAAAGAACACATCGCACAGCGCCGTCAGCGAGGCGAAGTCCAGCGGACGCGGCGGCTGGTCCCGGGTCCACATGATCGTCGTCGAGCTGTCGTTGGGCTGGCCGGTGAAGCTGAGCGGGCCTTGAACGAAGCGCATCTCGTACTGCTGCGGCCACGCCATCGGCGGCTTCTCCGCCAGCGGGACGGCGTCCGGCTCGGGTGCCTGCGGAGGCCTCGCCTCCGTCTCGGACCAGGTATCGCGGTGGACGCCGGTCACCGCGGTGGCCGTCGCCACGACGTGGTCCTCCTGGGTCATCTCGATGATCCAGTGCTGGGTCGAGCGGTTGGTGCGCACGCACCGGGTGAGGATGTCGAACTCCCCCGGCGAGACGGCAGCGACGAAGTTCGTGGTGAATGCGACCGGGTCGCCCAGCCGCTCGTCCTGCAGCTCCACCGCGCGGAGCATCACCGCGGCGGTGACACCGCCGAACGGCCCGATCATGTTGGCGTAGGGCTCGGTCGTCCGCCCCCGCATGCGGCCCTCTCCGACGGCCTCCAGCGCCATCGCATCGTCGAACGCGTGGATGTCGGGCTGGTCAGGCATGAGGATCTCCGTCGGCGCCGGTGTCGGTTCTCGACCGCCAAGGTATCGCAGACCGCTCTGACGGAGACGTCGCCGTCGTCCCGAGCATGGCATCCTGGCCTCGGCACTGTCCCAGTGCGAATCGAGCAGCTCGAGCGAAAGGTCAAGAACCACAGTGAAGTACGACGAGGTGGTGCTCGGACGGCGCAGCATTCGCGGGTACAAGCCCGACCCGGTGCCCCGCGCGGTCATCCGAGAGGTGATCGAGATGGCGATGCGGGCGCCGTCCTCCCTGAACACACAGCCGTGGCACTTCTACGTCGTCACCGGTGAGCCGCTGGATCGCATCCGCGCCGGCAATACCGAGCGCAACCTCGCCGGCGTTCCGCACTCCCGGGAGTTCCGGGTCAGCGAGCAGTACCAGGGGGAGCACCGCGAGCGGCAGATCGAGATCGCCAAGCAGCTCTTCGCGGCGATGAGCATCGAGCGACACGACAAGGCAGCCCGGCAGGACTGGGTGCTTCGCGGCTTCCGTCAGTTCGACGCACCGGTCTCGATCGTGATCACCTACGACCGAGAGCTGCTCGACAACGACATCGCGCCCTTCGACTGCGGCGCGGTCACGAACGCTCTGGTGAACGCCGCGTGGTCGCGGGGTCTCGGCTGCGTGATCAACAGCCAGGGCATCATGCAGTCACCGGTCGTACGCGAGCACGCCGGTATCGCCGACGACGAGGTCATCATGATCTGCGTGGCCATGGGCTATCCCGATGAGACCTTCCCGGCGAATGATGTCGTCTCGCGCCGTAAATCAATCGAGGACGCCGCCGTCTGGGTCGGCTTCGATTCCTAAGCGTGGCCGGCTCGTGGTCCTTAGCATCGCGAATGAACTGAGACGGACGCCTCGACGTTAAATTCTTGTTTACCCCCGAGTAGCCTGCGAACCTGACATCGATGTAAAGAAACTATCGACGTCTGGAGCACACATGGGTCGCCTCGTCCGCACCACCGCCGGCCTCGGAATGGCCGCCACCCTCGTTCTCACCGGCTGCTCGACCAAGGCGAGCAACCAAGGTGGCGGTGACGGCGGTGATTTCAAGACGGACTTCGGCGTCACCGACTCCGAGATTCACCTGCTCGAGATCGAAGACCTTTCCGGCGTCTTCCGGGTGCAGTCCCTCGCCTACACGTACGGCATCAAGATCTGGGCCGACGAGGTCAACGAGGCCGGTGGCATCTGCGAGCGCGACATCGTCGTCAACGTCAAGGACTCCAACTACAAGACCGATCTGGCGGTGAGCCTCTACGAGGCCGAGAAGGGCAACTCCCTGGGCATGGTCAGCCTAGTCGGCTCCCGATGCTCGCCGCGCTGAAGACCAAGATCGATGCCGACAAGATGCTCACGGTGCCCGGCTCGTGGGCCTCAGTGAACCTGGACTCCGACGCGATCCTGATGCTCGGCCAGACCTACGACGTCGA is a window of Blastococcus sp. Marseille-P5729 DNA encoding:
- a CDS encoding acyl-CoA thioesterase II, with translation MPDQPDIHAFDDAMALEAVGEGRMRGRTTEPYANMIGPFGGVTAAVMLRAVELQDERLGDPVAFTTNFVAAVSPGEFDILTRCVRTNRSTQHWIIEMTQEDHVVATATAVTGVHRDTWSETEARPPQAPEPDAVPLAEKPPMAWPQQYEMRFVQGPLSFTGQPNDSSTTIMWTRDQPPRPLDFASLTALCDVFFPRVYVRTGQQMPIGTVSMTVYFHADAAEVAAQGSEHLLATAKGARFDRGFFDQSAQLWGHDGTLLASSHQIVYYKG
- a CDS encoding LLM class flavin-dependent oxidoreductase — encoded protein: MDISLWLPPDRPWQELRDLATRAEQAGWDGLWLADHFMANTPEPNDTPVGECLAQLAALAAVVPRVRIGPLVVGNTYRHPAVLMKTAAAIDEVSGGRFVLGVGAGWQVNEHAAYGIDLGTVRERLAWFREACQIWTSLRDQQRTTVAGERYQLTDAPLQPKPVGPMPLLIGASGEKVMARIVAEYADEWNTWATPEIFAHKTAAYSRACEQRGRDPQSLRRSTQALIFIGEGAAAKAAEVSRKRPAIGGTTTELVDILGRYAELGVDEFIVPTMGRGSTAEINEFADQFRQDVAAQL
- a CDS encoding nitroreductase, which codes for MKYDEVVLGRRSIRGYKPDPVPRAVIREVIEMAMRAPSSLNTQPWHFYVVTGEPLDRIRAGNTERNLAGVPHSREFRVSEQYQGEHRERQIEIAKQLFAAMSIERHDKAARQDWVLRGFRQFDAPVSIVITYDRELLDNDIAPFDCGAVTNALVNAAWSRGLGCVINSQGIMQSPVVREHAGIADDEVIMICVAMGYPDETFPANDVVSRRKSIEDAAVWVGFDS
- a CDS encoding DUF4112 domain-containing protein — its product is MTSPRPVPSAASAPARQYGDISTSRALARLTDDLVKVPGTQFGVGLDGLIGLVPGVGDLVGTGLSSAILVDAVRQRVPLHILARMGFNMLIDTGLGFVPVVGDAADVAHRANRKNYRLLEKTVAEGKHVDADVRAYVTRAVLMVVAFVVAALVMVGLLVFGVLKLIGAI